The proteins below come from a single Bdellovibrionota bacterium genomic window:
- a CDS encoding DUF1318 domain-containing protein: protein MKKIYLLIFLGFFSGCSGPLVGVNVEVVDEKTLLERQILGSYDELSKELVLIASVRGVDDAGKIKPLPYIPPGKDKALRAAQAREFNRDDIDSFKKDGCVGENSEGLLSLLSCNRSKKDKTYAKFVKDLADEENHDRLIILSRVIETSENLSEKDLPKLRHVFAQMNRDAASKGELVQNEDGAWITKR, encoded by the coding sequence TTGAAGAAAATCTATCTTCTTATATTTCTTGGCTTTTTCAGCGGTTGCAGCGGTCCATTGGTCGGCGTGAACGTCGAAGTTGTGGACGAAAAAACGTTGCTGGAGCGCCAAATTCTCGGCTCGTACGATGAACTTTCCAAAGAACTGGTCCTAATCGCTTCCGTCCGCGGCGTGGACGACGCCGGAAAGATCAAGCCTCTTCCTTATATACCCCCCGGGAAAGACAAAGCATTGCGAGCGGCGCAGGCGCGTGAATTCAACCGGGACGACATCGACTCCTTTAAGAAGGACGGCTGCGTGGGCGAAAATTCGGAAGGTCTTCTCAGTTTGCTTTCCTGCAACCGATCGAAAAAGGACAAAACGTACGCCAAGTTCGTCAAAGATCTCGCCGATGAGGAAAACCACGACCGGCTGATCATTCTTTCGCGCGTGATCGAGACGAGCGAGAACTTGAGTGAGAAGGATCTTCCCAAGCTTCGCCATGTTTTCGCTCAGATGAACCGGGATGCGGCCTCCAAAGGTGAGTTGGTGCAGAACGAGGACGGCGCGTGGATTACAAAACGTTAA
- a CDS encoding metal-dependent hydrolase produces the protein MDVVSHAGWGYATLRSRGKKAAWVGALAGCAPDLLFFFPMTAERVFRNGWSGLRRPSQEPGIWRAGGPPMPPDLVDAYNHYYVYTHSLVILAAVVGLLWLLKKRQWIWLSIPYALHILMDIPTHERYRTPFLYPFSTFTVTGVSWAHPWIFWPNWIALITVLFVLRRRYRTK, from the coding sequence ATGGACGTCGTTTCACACGCGGGATGGGGATACGCCACGCTCCGAAGTCGGGGAAAGAAAGCCGCCTGGGTCGGCGCCCTGGCCGGATGCGCACCCGATCTGCTTTTCTTCTTTCCGATGACGGCCGAACGGGTCTTCCGTAACGGCTGGAGCGGACTTCGGCGCCCCAGCCAAGAACCGGGAATTTGGCGCGCCGGCGGGCCTCCGATGCCGCCCGATCTCGTCGATGCGTACAACCATTACTATGTTTATACGCACAGCCTCGTGATCCTGGCGGCGGTGGTCGGCCTCCTTTGGTTACTCAAGAAGCGGCAGTGGATATGGCTTTCGATCCCATACGCACTTCACATTCTCATGGATATTCCGACACACGAGCGCTACCGGACGCCGTTCCTCTATCCGTTTTCTACGTTCACCGTCACCGGTGTCTCGTGGGCACACCCCTGGATCTTTTGGCCGAATTGGATCGCGCTGATTACCGTGCTTTTTGTGCTTCGCCGGCGCTATCGGACGAAGTGA
- a CDS encoding AsmA family protein has product MSGGLKRTLFFLSAAAVLAVVTILTTATVLYFRFPSRWAGNYVARYIERQTGAKVTIGPVSPFPLGRFSIGSISVTSPSGTPILEIESIRFQYRPLPLLRQHLIVKEFIVDRPKIHLLRDTKGWNCEPLLKLVPPPQQPPPPSPFASIDVQNTPLDHLWGEVQKVLATLAKDFPSVELKEFSVRELQVDFEDGAGARMSAPPLNFGLALTLTPSKRNGKIHLETPRNSKLVVSQTKNETSVDELIALPLLEFDAEWPGDASFKANFTGQLGEMKLALANEQTSYGTVKGSGSLSADLSKGEVEISGPNVSFPGRISSNFSLRLARYGLDSFHARGKLQVSRASGPDALRRFLLGVSGGLLPEIDLDFKADGRLLVPTLAEINRRIATLAPPIEIQADGSLHAKNLPAGLLPNGMKIEGIDGKLIANVGPESATISSSLSLNGARFPRDMTGNADLGSLEIRHNGKIELDRLRRMRIKEATLGIPSLGLLATMNGELRSTIPFPDLNQKRLDSQNPTKLLREALSGELNASLKIDGKKAAGRLKLARLNGRFTNTLALRKRETDRFIVDLQADARDFSLEFSDGTSVQNLDLHFPIHKALYLGPSAAGAPPPSAGNVWTKTYVEQLNALSPYADTLRAGRVTAAGYALDQIQVDAGFDGTNFIVDRFAANLLGGSLWGRFVLLPLAHSLKLSMALEVVNLDMNQLVSQKVAGDAQVSANARAELEVRRGSKLSGEGLLDELQGQFHLTKIGDQALDRMILFLDPKGEDPSMVQARGLLKNSTVASALKNPHVAFAVSHGNMDADIALPGVTLVDVNIPIRGISVKNLLKLGGVRKSIEGLIPLLEMTRYLQLQGIDDQGHEIYAAR; this is encoded by the coding sequence ATGTCGGGAGGCCTAAAACGGACGCTCTTTTTTCTTTCGGCGGCGGCCGTTTTGGCTGTCGTCACGATCCTCACGACGGCCACAGTTCTTTATTTCCGTTTCCCCTCTCGTTGGGCCGGAAATTATGTCGCGCGTTATATCGAACGGCAAACGGGAGCCAAGGTCACCATCGGACCCGTTTCTCCCTTTCCTCTCGGCCGATTCTCCATTGGATCGATTTCCGTTACTTCTCCTTCCGGAACTCCGATCCTCGAAATTGAATCGATTCGATTCCAGTACCGTCCTTTGCCTCTCTTGCGCCAGCATCTCATCGTCAAGGAATTCATCGTCGATCGCCCGAAGATCCATCTCCTGCGCGATACGAAGGGGTGGAACTGCGAGCCTTTGTTAAAGCTGGTTCCCCCACCCCAGCAACCTCCGCCGCCAAGCCCTTTCGCTTCGATCGACGTTCAGAACACACCTCTCGATCATCTCTGGGGAGAGGTTCAAAAGGTTTTGGCGACGCTGGCAAAGGACTTCCCTTCCGTGGAACTCAAGGAGTTTTCGGTCCGAGAACTTCAAGTCGACTTCGAGGATGGGGCGGGTGCACGAATGTCCGCACCCCCGTTAAATTTTGGCCTGGCTCTGACGCTCACGCCTTCCAAGCGGAATGGAAAGATTCATCTGGAAACTCCGCGGAACTCGAAGCTTGTTGTTTCGCAAACAAAGAATGAAACCTCCGTGGATGAATTGATCGCCTTGCCTCTTCTCGAATTCGACGCGGAATGGCCGGGGGATGCTTCATTCAAGGCCAACTTTACGGGCCAGCTCGGAGAGATGAAACTCGCGCTGGCCAACGAACAAACTTCATACGGCACCGTAAAGGGATCCGGTTCTCTCTCGGCCGATCTTTCCAAAGGAGAGGTCGAAATATCGGGGCCTAACGTTTCTTTCCCCGGCCGAATTTCGTCCAATTTTTCATTGCGATTGGCTCGCTACGGCCTCGATTCGTTCCATGCTCGAGGAAAACTCCAGGTATCTCGCGCGAGCGGTCCGGATGCGCTTCGACGCTTTCTTCTCGGAGTTTCCGGCGGACTCCTTCCGGAGATCGACCTCGATTTCAAAGCCGACGGCCGCCTTCTGGTACCGACACTGGCGGAAATAAATAGACGAATCGCCACTCTGGCGCCTCCCATCGAAATTCAGGCCGACGGATCTCTCCACGCCAAGAATCTTCCTGCCGGTCTCTTGCCGAATGGAATGAAGATCGAGGGGATCGATGGAAAACTCATAGCGAATGTGGGACCGGAAAGCGCAACGATCAGCTCGTCACTATCTCTGAACGGAGCGCGATTTCCTCGGGATATGACCGGAAACGCCGACCTCGGCTCGCTTGAGATCCGTCATAACGGAAAAATCGAACTCGATCGTCTTCGTCGAATGAGGATCAAAGAAGCTACGTTGGGAATCCCTTCTCTCGGTTTACTCGCTACGATGAACGGAGAACTTCGATCCACCATTCCGTTCCCCGACCTGAATCAGAAACGACTCGATTCTCAAAACCCGACGAAGCTCCTTCGCGAGGCTCTCTCGGGAGAACTCAACGCTTCTCTCAAAATCGATGGCAAGAAAGCGGCCGGCCGTCTGAAATTAGCGCGCCTGAACGGCCGATTCACGAACACGCTTGCGCTTCGAAAGCGTGAAACCGATCGTTTCATCGTGGATCTTCAAGCAGACGCCCGCGATTTTTCCCTGGAGTTTTCGGACGGAACGTCGGTCCAAAATTTGGATCTCCATTTTCCGATCCACAAGGCACTTTACCTAGGCCCCTCGGCCGCCGGTGCGCCGCCTCCGTCGGCGGGAAACGTCTGGACGAAAACCTATGTGGAACAACTGAACGCCCTTTCTCCTTACGCCGACACGCTCCGCGCAGGTCGCGTAACGGCTGCGGGCTACGCCCTCGATCAAATCCAAGTCGACGCCGGATTTGACGGCACGAATTTCATCGTCGACCGTTTCGCGGCCAATCTTCTCGGGGGATCTCTCTGGGGGAGATTCGTCCTTCTTCCTCTGGCCCATTCGTTGAAACTGTCGATGGCGCTGGAGGTTGTAAATCTCGACATGAACCAACTGGTGTCACAGAAAGTTGCGGGAGACGCACAGGTGAGCGCGAACGCCCGTGCGGAGCTGGAGGTCCGACGAGGTTCCAAACTCTCCGGGGAGGGTTTGCTGGACGAACTCCAAGGACAGTTTCATCTCACCAAGATCGGCGACCAGGCGCTGGATCGGATGATTCTCTTTCTCGATCCTAAAGGAGAGGACCCTTCCATGGTTCAAGCCAGGGGATTATTAAAGAACAGCACTGTCGCTTCGGCGCTTAAAAATCCGCACGTCGCCTTCGCCGTTTCGCACGGCAATATGGATGCCGACATCGCTCTGCCCGGCGTCACGCTCGTCGACGTCAATATTCCGATTCGCGGGATTTCCGTGAAGAACCTTTTGAAGCTCGGCGGTGTGCGAAAGTCGATCGAGGGGCTGATCCCGCTTCTGGAGATGACACGCTATCTCCAGCTTCAAGGGATCGACGACCAGGGGCACGAGATCTACGCCGCGCGATAA
- a CDS encoding S41 family peptidase, with amino-acid sequence MRVPGNIDEIFRALFASIALGLVAVGCGGTKKQEAEKAPAAPDQQLKIPLITDELLACQEFAFSTQFVLYRHLTRKPSEHLSLVAAAYKSWLDKYAKDTKDPKEKELAAKLSSESPATIDSCDLILSLGSTLTSLAKKEDPTIYHLRRILGEFMDQLDIHSGYELPSSIVGPLERKVSWRPKLCGAGLTFRRRSDYLLGRPPAYLIVDGAFTDSENTDAVTEGGKVPIGSRILAIRTEDGMKKVPDFCPADDDECIPYFKAVAAIDEREQSECAPEGTRYVHVEVQRPGETDTEGVDLNVGRFTPLHQKTWVRTYAPYKIAYIRLASFSLNAKVDMRDARQKISNENFQGLILDLRGNPGGQIDEAMSVSEMFLDQPESTVAITFSVTTSPEYVDAELRGKGLHRSPYTVDPIDERIKQPLVVLVDRMTGSAAEIVAAAFQDYKRALIVGETTWGKGIGQSTPDLNPFGGLLSVTSAFWYSPRGTSYHLEGVAPDILVADGEDPFNAWAIKQFGRPGHEKDYLTYKDGKYAGRVIPKPPTFDRMETISAPTSPAISDSDLDKLHHMQPPPIQDCRPITSSSDIREESDCSLQWGIEYLKELIRIKRTPTTTSSHES; translated from the coding sequence ATGCGTGTGCCCGGAAACATAGATGAGATTTTCAGAGCACTCTTTGCGTCCATCGCACTGGGTCTCGTGGCGGTTGGATGCGGAGGCACAAAGAAACAGGAAGCCGAAAAAGCCCCTGCTGCGCCGGACCAACAGTTGAAAATTCCCTTAATTACGGATGAACTGCTTGCCTGCCAGGAATTCGCATTTTCGACTCAATTTGTGCTCTATCGGCACTTGACCCGAAAACCCTCGGAGCATCTCTCTCTCGTAGCCGCGGCGTACAAGAGTTGGCTCGACAAATATGCGAAGGATACCAAAGACCCTAAAGAAAAGGAGCTCGCCGCAAAACTTTCCTCCGAATCACCGGCCACGATCGACAGCTGCGATCTTATACTCTCATTAGGGTCGACGCTGACATCTCTGGCGAAAAAAGAAGATCCCACCATCTACCACCTCAGAAGAATCCTCGGAGAGTTCATGGATCAGTTGGATATTCACTCCGGCTACGAACTCCCTTCGTCCATTGTGGGTCCGCTCGAGCGAAAAGTTTCTTGGCGACCCAAATTATGCGGGGCCGGTCTTACGTTTCGACGGCGCAGCGATTATCTGCTGGGACGCCCACCCGCCTATTTGATCGTGGACGGCGCGTTTACGGACTCGGAGAACACCGATGCCGTCACGGAAGGTGGAAAAGTTCCCATCGGATCGAGAATTCTCGCGATTCGGACCGAGGACGGTATGAAGAAAGTCCCTGATTTTTGCCCCGCGGACGATGACGAATGCATCCCCTATTTCAAAGCTGTTGCCGCAATCGATGAACGCGAACAAAGCGAGTGCGCGCCCGAAGGAACACGATACGTCCACGTCGAGGTTCAACGGCCGGGAGAAACCGATACGGAAGGGGTGGATCTTAATGTGGGGCGGTTCACACCGTTGCATCAGAAGACCTGGGTTCGGACGTATGCTCCGTACAAAATCGCCTATATTCGTCTGGCCAGTTTTTCACTGAACGCAAAGGTGGACATGCGCGATGCCCGCCAGAAAATTTCGAACGAAAATTTCCAGGGCCTGATTCTCGATCTTCGCGGAAATCCGGGCGGCCAGATCGACGAAGCCATGTCTGTCTCGGAAATGTTTCTCGACCAACCGGAATCGACGGTCGCCATCACCTTTAGCGTCACGACGTCACCGGAATATGTCGACGCAGAGCTTCGAGGAAAGGGATTGCATCGAAGCCCTTACACCGTCGATCCAATTGATGAGAGGATCAAGCAACCTCTCGTGGTCTTGGTCGACCGCATGACAGGCAGCGCCGCGGAAATCGTTGCGGCGGCCTTTCAGGATTATAAGCGAGCACTGATTGTGGGAGAGACAACGTGGGGCAAGGGGATCGGCCAATCAACGCCCGACCTGAATCCGTTCGGAGGACTGCTCAGCGTAACCAGCGCGTTTTGGTACTCTCCTCGTGGAACTTCGTATCATTTGGAGGGGGTGGCCCCCGATATTCTGGTAGCGGACGGGGAAGATCCCTTCAATGCATGGGCGATCAAACAATTCGGTCGCCCCGGCCACGAAAAGGATTATCTGACATACAAGGATGGGAAGTACGCCGGCCGGGTAATCCCGAAACCTCCCACGTTCGACCGAATGGAGACCATTTCAGCGCCTACGTCGCCCGCGATTTCTGACTCCGATCTAGATAAGCTTCATCATATGCAGCCGCCTCCAATTCAGGATTGCAGGCCGATCACATCTTCGTCGGACATCCGCGAGGAATCGGATTGCTCGCTTCAATGGGGAATTGAGTATTTGAAGGAGCTCATCCGAATCAAGCGCACTCCAACGACGACTTCCTCCCACGAATCGTAA
- a CDS encoding complex I NDUFA9 subunit family protein, with protein sequence MSDVTGEAGTVTLVTGGTGFVGSAVVRRLIEGRNMVQVLTRDPFQVPRNRRVAGAYYLKGDIFDPPSLDEGMKGCWAVINATQFDNAPFENPRRGLTYDRIDGEGTERQVEAAKKAGVKRFIYLSGAGTREGRTETWFRAKLRAEKAVRESGLQWTILRPSWIYGPEDRSLNRFALFARIAPVIPIIGSGREKIQPVYVKDIAEIVARALYLPSTHHQTYDVGGPEAMTMKKIVQTMLRVQGKHRLVLPHPKILMKMIATFLQFLPTPPLTPGGIDFVTMEEQVDNTSLLGAIPLRLTPLEEGLRDYLAQFQGSSPPADQRVAA encoded by the coding sequence ATGAGTGATGTGACTGGAGAGGCGGGGACCGTTACGTTGGTCACGGGTGGAACGGGTTTTGTCGGTTCGGCCGTGGTTCGTCGTCTTATTGAAGGAAGGAACATGGTGCAAGTTCTTACGCGCGACCCATTCCAGGTGCCGCGGAATCGACGTGTCGCCGGGGCGTACTACCTGAAAGGGGACATCTTCGATCCGCCCTCTCTCGACGAGGGCATGAAAGGATGTTGGGCGGTCATCAACGCCACGCAATTCGACAACGCACCTTTTGAAAATCCTCGGAGGGGTCTCACGTATGATCGTATCGACGGGGAGGGCACCGAAAGACAGGTCGAGGCGGCCAAAAAAGCGGGAGTGAAGCGCTTCATCTATCTGAGCGGCGCCGGGACCCGTGAAGGGCGAACCGAAACGTGGTTTCGCGCCAAGCTCCGGGCCGAAAAAGCGGTTCGAGAGAGCGGCCTTCAATGGACGATCCTTCGGCCGTCGTGGATCTACGGGCCGGAGGATCGAAGTCTCAACAGGTTCGCCCTGTTTGCGAGAATCGCTCCGGTCATTCCGATCATCGGTTCCGGCCGCGAAAAGATTCAGCCTGTTTACGTAAAAGATATCGCCGAAATCGTCGCTCGGGCTCTTTATCTTCCTTCCACGCATCATCAGACCTACGATGTCGGCGGGCCGGAAGCCATGACCATGAAGAAAATCGTCCAGACGATGTTACGGGTTCAGGGAAAACACCGCCTCGTCCTTCCGCATCCCAAGATTCTCATGAAAATGATTGCAACGTTTCTGCAGTTCCTTCCGACGCCCCCCCTGACTCCCGGCGGTATCGATTTCGTAACGATGGAAGAGCAGGTCGACAACACCTCTTTGCTTGGTGCCATCCCCCTCCGCCTAACGCCGCTGGAAGAGGGTTTGCGGGATTATTTGGCGCAGTTCCAAGGTTCATCCCCGCCTGCCGATCAACGCGTCGCGGCTTAA